One genomic window of Quercus robur chromosome 6, dhQueRobu3.1, whole genome shotgun sequence includes the following:
- the LOC126690259 gene encoding uncharacterized protein LOC126690259 — MEVMMNALKGRVSSVLDDLVNRTDSPFTASVNSSPLPPKFRMPQIESYDGVRDPLDHLETFKTLMHLQGVPDEIMCRAFLTTLKGPARVWFSRLTPNSINTFKELSAQFTSHFIGGHRYKRSTACLMSIKQREDETLRAYITRFNKEALSIDEADDKILVAAFTSGLRKGKFLFSLYKNDPKTMADVLYRATKYMNAEDALLAREEKPKKRERQEDMQQDKGRKVARTGDQRDERRFKPPTGRFTNFTPLTAPIDQVLMQIKDEGALTFPGKLKGDPNKRPRDKYCRFHRDHWHDTANCYDLKQQIKALIRQGKLQRFVSRKKTDKPEEQTLRRENERPRPPMRDIRMIIGGTAAAESSKKARKTYLRTVHSVQLTRSVPKMTRIGDPVIHFSEDDARRLHHPHDNALVVSLQMGDYNMHRVLVDNGSLADILYYPAFQQIRIDRERLSPTNAPLVGFGGVKIFPLGAITLIVTAGDYPQQITKEVTFLVVDCSSAYNVILGRSTLNSWKAVTSTYHLMIKFPTEYRVGELRGNQVAARECYIAMIEMEDQQQTMYIGKQKVTAEPVEELEEVRLDDARPERTTKIGTLASWPVRQTITTFLRSNQDFFTWNHEDMPGIDPSIMVHRLNVSPSFPPVR; from the coding sequence atggaggtcatgatgaacgccctcaaGGGGCGGGTATCCTCCGTCCTCGACGATTTAGTGAACAGGACCGACTCACCATTCACTGCGTCCGTTAACTCATCCCCCCTGCCACCGAAGTTCCGAATGCCTCAGATCGAAAGTTACGACGGGGTCAGGGATCCCCTCGATCatctagagaccttcaagaccctgatgcaccttcagggggtACCTGACGAGATCATGTGCAGGGCGTTCCTGACCACACTAAAGGGACCTGCGAGGGTTTGGTTCAGTAGACTGACACCGAACTCCATCAATACTTTCAAGGAGTTGAGCGCCCAGTTCACCTCCCACTTCATTGGCGGTCATCGATATAAGAGGTCCACCGCGTGCTTGATGAGCatcaagcagcgagaagacgagACGTTGCGAGCCTACATAACCCGTTTCAACAAAGAAGCCCTTTCGATCGACGAAGCGGACGATAAAATACTCGTCGCCGCGTTTACAAGCGGATTGCGGAAGGGGAAGTTCTTGTTTTCCTTATACAAGAACGACCCGAAAACTATGGCGGATGTACTCTACAGGGCTACCAAGTatatgaatgcagaagacgcACTGTTGGCCCGCGAAGAGAAACCTAAGAAGAGGGAGAGGCAGGAGGATATGCAACAAGATAAGGGGCGAAAAGTCGCTAGAACCGGGGATCAGCGTGATGAAAGGCGCTTCAAACCCCCCACAGGAAGATTCACCAATTTCACCCCATTAACCGCCCCAATCGACCAGGTACTgatgcaaatcaaagatgaaGGAGCATTGACATTCCCAGGGAAGTTGAAAGGAGATCCCAACAAAAGACCGAGggacaagtattgtcgctttcACCGCGACCACTGGCATGACACTGCCAACTGCTATGACCTGAAGCAGCAGATTAAGGCACTGATCAGACAGGGAAAGTTACAAAGGTTCGTCAGTAGGAAAAAGACCGACAAACCGGAAGAACAGACCCTACGACGGGAGAACGAGCGCCCCAGACCACCAATGAGGGACATTCGGATGATAATAGGGGGCACAGCTGCAGCCGAGTCTTCCAAAAAAGCCCGCAAAACCTATCTTAGGACGGTCCATAGCGTCCAACTCACAAGATCTGTACCAAAGATGACGCGAATAGGTGACCCCGTCATACATTTTTCAGAGGATGATGCTCGGAGACTTCACCATCCTCATGACAATGCGCTGGTGGTCAGCCTACAGATGGGGGACTATAATATGCATCGGGTACTCGTCGACAATGGCAGCTTAGCGGACATCCTGTACTATCCAGCATTCCAGCAGATTAGAATTGACAGGGAACGATTGTCCCCCACGAACGCCCCACTCGTAGGATTTGGGGGCGTAAagatattccctttgggcgcaatAACTCTAATAGTGACAGCAGGTGACTATCCTCAGCAAATCACTAAGGAAGTAACATTTCTCGTGGTCGACTGCTCGTCCGCCTACAACGTCATCCTCGGCCGATCAACTCTCAATTCCTGGAAGGCGGTAACTTCGACGTACCACCTAATGATTAAATTTCCGACGGAGTACAGGGTAGGAGAGCTGCGGGGAAATCAAGTCGCTGCCCGAGAGTGCTATATTGCCATGATAGAAATGGAGGATCAACAGCAGACGATGTATATCGGGAAACAGAAAGTAACGGCAGAGCCAGTTGAAGAGCTAGAAGAAGTAAGATTGGACGACGCACGGCCTGAACGGACGACCAAAATCGGCACGCTAGCCAGTTGGCCGGTGCGACAGACGATCACCACTTTCCTAAGAAGTAACCAAGACTTCTTCACTTGGAACCATGAAGACATGCCGGGTATTGACCCATCAATCATGGTCCACAGGTTGAATGTGTCACCCTCTTTTCCTCCAGTCCGGTAA